From one Bradyrhizobium sp. Ash2021 genomic stretch:
- a CDS encoding DUF2497 domain-containing protein, with the protein MTQPAKVQEPSMEEILASIRRIIADDEAKPAAAEKPTSPPPAPAKPDGPAAAPAAKAPGMKDIPPSAIAPAAKPAAPKPAPPPPPAAPEPAVSNSQDDIDAMLASLDAATPEAEIRPPQPDGEVFELTDEMALPDPAPPPAAAPASSFHKIDPQDDIEFTEGTSARALRPPAYEPPPFESAAAPAPQQILSRTTVSAVESAFNSLANTVLSNNARTLEDLVKEMLRPMLKSWLDDNLPGLVERIVKAEIERVSRGR; encoded by the coding sequence ATGACGCAACCTGCAAAGGTCCAAGAGCCCTCGATGGAGGAGATTCTGGCGTCGATCCGTCGCATCATTGCCGACGACGAAGCAAAGCCGGCGGCTGCGGAGAAGCCCACCAGTCCGCCGCCCGCACCCGCCAAGCCGGACGGCCCGGCTGCGGCGCCGGCCGCCAAGGCGCCGGGGATGAAGGATATTCCGCCGTCGGCGATCGCACCGGCTGCCAAGCCGGCCGCGCCCAAGCCCGCACCGCCTCCGCCGCCCGCAGCGCCTGAGCCGGCTGTGTCCAACAGCCAGGACGACATCGACGCGATGCTGGCGAGCCTCGACGCGGCGACGCCCGAGGCCGAGATCAGGCCGCCGCAGCCTGACGGCGAGGTGTTCGAACTCACCGACGAGATGGCGCTGCCGGATCCGGCACCGCCGCCCGCCGCAGCGCCGGCATCCTCGTTCCACAAGATCGACCCCCAGGACGATATCGAATTCACCGAAGGCACGTCCGCCAGGGCGCTTCGGCCGCCGGCCTACGAGCCGCCGCCGTTCGAGAGCGCCGCAGCTCCGGCGCCGCAGCAGATCCTGTCGCGCACGACCGTTTCGGCGGTAGAATCCGCCTTCAATTCGCTCGCCAACACCGTGCTCAGCAACAACGCGCGGACGCTGGAAGATCTGGTCAAGGAAATGCTGCGCCCGATGCTGAAATCCTGGCTCGACGATAATCTGCCGGGATTGGTGGAGCGCATCGTCAAGGCCGAAATCGAGCGGGTTTCGCGCGGGCGTTAG